Proteins encoded by one window of Nocardioides euryhalodurans:
- a CDS encoding sulfurtransferase TusA family protein: MRTVDLELDCREMRCPMPVIELARRFGEVPVGGVVAVAATDVAARVDVPAWCRMRQQEYVGEEPAADGTPRFLVRRRS; encoded by the coding sequence GTGAGGACCGTCGACCTCGAGCTCGACTGCCGCGAGATGCGCTGCCCGATGCCCGTCATCGAGCTGGCGCGCCGCTTCGGGGAGGTCCCGGTCGGCGGGGTCGTGGCGGTCGCGGCCACCGACGTCGCCGCCCGGGTCGACGTACCGGCGTGGTGCCGGATGCGGCAGCAGGAGTACGTCGGCGAGGAGCCTGCGGCCGACGGCACGCCACGGTTCCTGGTCCGACGCCGTTCCTGA